A portion of the Streptomyces sp. NBC_00376 genome contains these proteins:
- a CDS encoding MDR family MFS transporter encodes MTTGPTTRSTPYLRLLTATQFAFNIGFYAVLPYLASHLGTGLGMAGWLVGLVLGLRTFSQQGLFVVGGALTDRYGPRPVVLTGCVLRIAGFGWLAFAGSTASVIAAVVLIGFAAALFSPAVESETARESVRYEQDTGTPRAQVLAVFSAAGQAGAFIGPLLGPLLLLLGAGFRAACLAGALVFVGVLAGHARLMPRRAPVTRTAESRHSLREVFGNRPFLLLCLAYSSYLIAYNQLYLSLPAEVEEATGGQTALGWLFALSSLLVVCAQLPLTRWSARRIAPRTALVTGLVTVAAGFAAVPLTPGGPAGLLPAATLVVTLTLGQMLLVPAARGLVPDLVDDRRLGLATGALSSVSGLAVLGGSAATGALLQAPGPVRWAVLAAVPLAGGALALTLPVGRSGKRERRDAVGVRVETPTDPTGGRTP; translated from the coding sequence GTGACCACCGGACCCACCACGAGAAGCACCCCCTACCTCCGCCTCCTCACCGCCACCCAGTTCGCCTTCAACATCGGCTTCTACGCCGTACTGCCCTACCTCGCCAGCCACCTCGGCACCGGCCTGGGCATGGCCGGCTGGCTCGTCGGGCTCGTCCTCGGCCTGCGCACCTTCAGCCAGCAGGGTCTCTTCGTCGTCGGCGGCGCCCTCACAGACCGGTACGGGCCCCGCCCCGTCGTCCTCACCGGCTGCGTCCTGCGGATCGCCGGCTTCGGCTGGCTCGCCTTCGCCGGGTCCACCGCGAGCGTCATCGCCGCGGTGGTCCTGATCGGATTCGCCGCCGCGCTGTTCTCGCCCGCCGTGGAGTCCGAGACCGCCCGCGAGTCCGTCCGGTACGAGCAGGACACCGGAACCCCGCGCGCCCAGGTGCTCGCCGTGTTCTCCGCCGCCGGACAGGCCGGTGCGTTCATCGGGCCGCTGCTCGGTCCGCTGCTCCTGCTGCTCGGTGCCGGATTCCGGGCGGCCTGCCTCGCCGGTGCGCTGGTCTTCGTCGGCGTCCTTGCCGGACACGCCCGGCTGATGCCGCGCCGGGCCCCCGTCACCCGGACGGCCGAGTCCCGGCACTCCCTTCGCGAGGTGTTCGGCAACCGCCCCTTCCTCCTGCTCTGCCTCGCGTACAGCAGCTACCTGATCGCGTACAACCAGCTCTACCTCTCGCTGCCGGCCGAGGTGGAGGAAGCCACCGGCGGGCAGACCGCGCTCGGCTGGCTGTTCGCGCTCTCCTCGCTCCTGGTCGTCTGCGCCCAGCTGCCCCTGACCCGCTGGTCCGCCCGCCGCATCGCCCCGCGCACCGCGCTCGTCACCGGCCTGGTGACCGTCGCCGCCGGGTTCGCCGCCGTACCGCTCACCCCCGGCGGCCCCGCCGGACTGCTGCCCGCCGCCACCCTCGTCGTCACCCTGACCCTCGGACAGATGCTGCTGGTCCCGGCCGCGCGCGGCCTCGTCCCGGACCTCGTCGACGACCGGCGGCTCGGGCTCGCCACCGGGGCGCTCTCGTCCGTCTCCGGGCTCGCCGTGCTCGGCGGCAGCGCCGCCACCGGGGCGCTGCTCCAGGCGCCGGGCCCGGTCCGCTGGGCGGTGCTCGCCGCCGTGCCGTTGGCGGGCGGAGCACTGGCCCTGACCCTTCCGGTGGGCAGGAGCGGGAAGCGGGAGCGCCGGGACGCGGTTGGGGTACGGGTAGAGACACCCACCGATCCCACTGGAGGACGTACGCCATGA